The DNA region AAGCGAGGGAGAGTGGGCTTTTTGAGCATATAGTCATTAGCACCGATAGCGATGAGATAGCTAGTGTCGCTACAAAATATGGCGGCGAGGTTTTTTTCAAAAGAGAAGCAGCGATGAGTAGTGATAGTGCGGCAAAAGTGCCTGCGATAAGAGATGCTTTGCTAAGAAGTGAGGAGCATTTTAAGAGGCAATTTGACACCTTAATCGACCTTGACGCTACCGCACCCCTTCGCACGAGCGAGGATATTAAAAAAGCTTACAAGCTTTTTAAAAGTGGGGATTATGAGAATTTAATCACCGCCGTTCCTGCTAGGCGTAATCCTTATTTTAATCTCATCGAAGAGCAAAAAGAGGGAGGCTATAACACTTCTAAGCCTTGTTCTTTTGTGTGCCGTCAAGAAGCACCTAAATGTTATGATATGAATGCGAGTATTTATATATTTGATAGGGAGAGGCTTTTAAAAAGAGATGATGTTTTTGGCACGAAAACGGCTTTATATGTGATGAGTGAGGAGAGTGCTTTTGATATCGATAGTGAGCTAGATTTTAAAATCGTAGAGTTTCTATTAAGAGAAAGGAGGCTAAATGTTAAGAGATAAGGTCATTTTCATAGCTGGAGCTTGTGGGCGTATAGGCTCTGCTTTGGCTAGTGAGCTTTTAAGACAAAATGCTAAGGTTATTTTGGCAGATATTAATGAGGCAAATTTAGAGAAATTAAGCTTAAATTTAAGGGGAGAATTTTTAAGCCTTGAGCTTGACATTACAAAAAAAGAAAGTTTAGAAAGTGCCATTAATAAGGCGGTGCGGCATTTTGCTAAGATTGATGGCTTTGTTAATGCTAGCTATCCTTTTGGGAAAGATTGGGGAAAGGTGGAGTATTATGAGGCTAGTTATGAGCAAATTTGTGAGAGTTTAAATTTACATCTTGGTGGCTTTATTTTAGCGGCAAATGCTTTTGTGAAGTTTTTTAAAAAGCAAGGTTATGGAAATATCATCAATCTTAGCTCCATTATGGGTGTTTATGCGCCTAAATTTGAAAATTATGCGGGAACTTCTATGCAAAGTAGCTTAGAATATAGCGTGATAAAAGCGGGGATTAATCATATGGGTGCGTGGATGGCTAAAGAGCTTTTTAATACAAATATCAGGGTTAATACCCTAGCAAGTGGGGGGATTTTAGATAATCAACCAGAGAGCTTTTTAAAAGCTTACCGAAAATGTTGCGCGAGTAAGGGTATGCTTGAGGCTAGTGATGTGTGTGGTATGATAGCGTTTTTATTAAGCGATAAGGCTAAATTTATCACAGGGCAGACTCTAGTCGTGGCTGATGGCTGGGGGCTTTGATGTCTATTTTTGAAAGAAATTTAGCTCACCTTAGCCCCTCTTTACAAAACGCACTTTTAAGCCTTGATGAAAAGAGTAAAAACGCCTTTAAAATCACCGAAGAATACGCAAAAAACGAAAGGGTGTTTTATAAAAATTTCATTGCAGTTGGGGGGGGGGCAGTGTTTGATTATGAGGAGTTTGAAGAGAGGTTAAAAGAATTTAAGGAAAAATACCCCCTTTATCCTGTGCTTTATTTTTACGGCATTTCTAATGCTTTTATGATAGAGAATTTATTGCAAAATCCTTATCATTGCCATTTAGTTATTTATGAGAGAGATTTAGCCTTGCTTTATGTTGTTTTATCAAGCATTGATTTAAGCACGGCTTTAGCACAAAAAAGGCTTTTGATTTTTAATGAAGTGAGCCAAATGGAGTATATTTTTGAGACCCAGCCTTTTTTAGCGTATTCTAGGACTTATTTTTTAGAGCTTATGAGTGATTTTTATGCTAGAGAAGAAAGAGAAGTTTTAGCCCTAAATTCCTTTTTAATGGAGGGTTTTAAAAAGAGCATTTTAAAGCAAGGAAACGACCCAAAAGACGCCTTACAAGGCATAAGACAATATGTTTATAATTTAGCTTCTATGATTAAAAATCCTAGCTTAAAAGAATTATTAGAAAAAAGAAAAGCTAAATTTAAATCCTGTGTGATTGTTAGCACGGGACCAAGCCTTACTAAGCAACTCCCCCTTTTAAAAGAAGTGCAAGAAAAAGTTGTGATATTTGCTGCTGATAGTGCTTATCCTATCCTAATGCAAAATGACATCGTGCCTGATTATGTGTGTATGGTGGAACGCACGGATTTTACGGCGGAGTTTTTTAAGCACGATTTTGGAAATAAAGATGATAAAACGACCTTTTTACTCGCTTCTTTAGTGCATCCAAATGCCATTGAGTATTTAGAAAAAAGAGGGAGAAATTATATTTTAATCCCAAAACATTTAAATTTCGCACAATATGTTGATTTAAAGGCTTTTTCTTTGCTATCTTCTGCTGTGAGCGTGGCACATATGGCTTTTGCCATAGCTTTAGAGCTTGAGTTTAAGGAGCTTGTTTTCATCGGGCAGGATTTAGCTTATAATGATGTGGGGCATTCGCATCCTAAAGATTATCAACATAGTGCAAATTTTGAAAGCGAGGCTTACGAGAAAATTAAGGTTGTAGCTTATGGCGGAGAGGGCTTTGTGGAAAGCCACGAAATTTGGATTTTCTTTAGGCAGATTTTGGAAGATTTAATTAAATATGTCGTAAGTGCTAAGATTTATAACGCCACGCAAGGAGGGGCTAGGATAGAGGGTATGATAGAAAAGCCTTTTAGTGAGTGTTGCAAGGACTTTAATGAAAATAAGCAAAACTTAGAGAAGCTTCAGCCTTTAAGTGAGGATAAGCAAAAAGAATACGCCCTTAAAGCCTATGCTAAAGTTAAAAAAGCTTTTAAAGAAAGTGTGGAATTTCAGGCGATGTTAAGGACTTATTATGAAGACATTGAGCCTGAATTTTTAAGGCTTAACACGCTTGATTTAGAGGAGGGTTTGAGGGAAAGTTTCTCACTTGTGCTAAAGGTTGATAAATTTAGAGATGAATTTAGTGTGATTAGTAGTGTTTTTTATGAGCTTATCCACGCATTTTTTGCACATTTTTGTATGAATTTAAATAAAATTTTAGTGCTAAATCCTCTCACTAAAGAGGATTTTTTTAATAAAAATGTGCTTTATATTAAGGAACATCTTGATTTTATACAAAGCATTTTTGGCTTTGTAAAAGCACAAGAAGAAACGCTAAAATTTGCCCTCACTCCGCTTGAAAATGCTCTAAAAGCAAAGGGTTTAAGCAAATATGTAGAAAGGCTAAATCAATGAAAAAAATTCTCATCACAGGAGCAGACGGCTTTATAGGCTCACATCTTTGCGAGGTTTTACACGCTAAGGGCTATGAAATCAGGGCTTTAAGTCTTTATAATTCTTTTAATTTTTGGGGACATTTGGAGCATTTAGCGTGTAAGGACAAACTTGAGATAGTGAGTGGGGACTTAAGAGACAGCTTTTTTTGCGATAGTCTTGTAAAAGGCGTGGATGCGGTGCTTCATTTAGGAGCTTTAATTGCCATACCTTATTCTTACACTGCACCGCAAAGCTATGTCGATACCAACATACAAGGCACTTTAAATTTACTTGAAGCGGCTAAAAGACACGGCGTAAAACGCTTTATCCATACTTCAACGAGCGAGGTTTATGGGAGTGCGATTTATACGCCCATTGATGAAAAACATCCGCTTCAGCCTCAAAGTCCTTATTCTGCAAGTAAAATCGGGGCAGATATGTTAGCCCTTAGCTATTTTTACAGCTTTAATCTCCCTGTTATTGTAGCGCGTCCTTTTAATGCCTATGGTCCGCGTCAAAGTGCTAGAGCTTTTATCCCTGCGATGATGGTGCAGATTTTAAGCGGAGCGAGGGAACTTAAGGTAGGGGATTTAAGCACGAAGAGGGATTTAAATTTCGTGCGAGATACTTGCGAGGGTTTTGCAGCTTTACTTAGTAATGGCGATTTTGGCGAGGTTTATAATATAGGCAGTGGGGTAGAATATACGATGAGCGAGGTTTTAGAGCTGATTTGTAAGCTAAGTGGGGCGGAGCTTAAAATCACTCAAGATAAAACAAGACTTCGCCCTAAAAATAGCGAGGTTACGAGGCTACTTTGTGATAGTTCTAAACTAAAAAGCGTGAGTGCGTGGCGTAGTCAAATTTCGCTCAAAGAGGGCTTAGAGCAAACCTTAGCTTATGTGAAAGCGAATTTAAATGCTTATAAAACAGGAATTTACAATGTTTGAAAAAGAAATTGCCTTTATTAAAAACCTTTACAAAAAAGAGCAAATCGCCCTTCACGAGCCTTGCTTTGGGGTAGAAGAAAAGACGCTTTTAAATGAATGTATAGAAAGTGGGTTTGTCTCAAGTGTGGGGAAATTTGTAGGCGAATTTGAGGAGCAAATCAAAAAATTTAGCAACGCAAAATACGCCATAGCCACAAACAGCGGCACTTCAGCCCTTCACATCGCTCTTTTGGCAAATAAAGTCGATGAAAAATGCGAGGTCATCACGCAGGCTTTAAGCTTTGTAGCGACTGCAAATGCCATTGCTTACACGGGTGCAAAGCCTATTTTTTTAGATGTGAGCTTAAAAACGCTAAGTTTAAGTGCTAAGGCTGTGAGTGAATTTTTAGCAAAAAATACCTTTATGAAAAATGAAAAATGCTTTAACAAGCACACGAAAAAGCACATTAAAGCCTTAGTTTTAATGCACACTTTTGGCTTAAGTGGCGAAATTGTAGAGCTTAAAAAACTTTGTGAAAAATATCATATCATCTTAATAGAAGACGCCGCAGAGGCACTTGGAAGCTTTTATCACAACAAAGCCTTAGGCACTTTTGGCAAATGTGGAATTTATAGCTTTAATGGCAATAAAATCATCACAGGAGGCTGTGGTGGCGTGATTTTAAGCGATGATGAAAAAATCGCTAAAAGAGCAAGACACTTAAGCACAACGGCTAAAATCCCTCACGCCTATCATTACAAGCACGATATGCTAGGCTTTAATTATAGGCTTTGTAATGTTAATGCCGCCTTGCTCGTAGCACAAATGAAAAAGCTTAATGTCTTTTTGAAAGATAAAAGAAACACGGCTAAACTTTATAAAGAATTTTTTAAAGAAAGTGAATTTTGTGAATTTGTCGATGAAAATGAGGGGGAAAAAAGTAATTTTTGGCTTTGTGCTTTGAAATTTAAAAAGCCTAGTTTGAGAAAAGAATTTATTAAAGTCTGCCTTGCAAATCAAATTTTTGTCCGTCCTGTGTGGAAAAGTTTGGCAGGGTTAAAGATGTATAGACATTGTCAAAAAGATACTTTGAAAAATACAAAAATTTTAGAAAAAACCTTGCTAAATTTGCCAAGTAGCGTCAGGGCTTAATGCCCCTCTTCTACAATGGTCGCTCCCGCTAAATAAACATAAGTTAAAATCATAAAAATAAAGGCTTGCAAAAACGCCATAAAGGTTAAAAGCACATAGGCAGGAAGTGGTGCGATATAAGGCACAAGAGCCAAAATAACGGCTAAAAATAAATCATCGCCCTTAATATTACCAAACAAACGAAAGGATAAAGAAATCACACGAGAAAAGTGAGAAACAAGCTCAATAGGAAACATCAAAGGAGCTAGAATTTTCACAGGTCCCATAAAATGAGCGAAGTATTTTACCACCCCTTGCGTCCTAATACCCTCAAAATGATAATACACAAAAACAATTAAGGCTAAAGAAAGGGTTAAATTTAAACTTGCGCTTGGAGCGTGAAAGCCTGGAATAATGCCTATAATATTACTAAAAAATACAACAATGCCCAAAGTCGCCACGAGGGGGAGGTATTTTCTAGCGGACTTTTCATTACCCATAGTATCATTACCCATAGACAAAACGCCCTCCAAAAAGGCTTCGCTTATATTTTGCATGCCTCTTGGGATAAGCTGCATAGAACGGGTAGAAAGTTTAGCAATAATCACAGCAAATAAAGCTACCAAAGCTAAGTGAAAAAAGTATGAAAAAGTATGACTTGGGTCGATTAAAGAGCTAAATAAAAATAAATCTTTCATCTATATTCCTTAAGGGGCTAATTCTTAAAATCAAAAAGGCAATTCTAGCAAATTTTTGCTTAATATTTTAATATGCTTTCAAAAAAAGCGATATTTTTACGCATTTTTTTTCTTGTAAAAAAACCTTTTTTTTGTTAAAATGACGGCTTTAAATTGACTTATAAAGGATAAATTTTGGCAAAAGATGATGTCATAGAAATTGATGGAAATGTAATTGAAGCTTTACCTAATGCAAATTTTAAAGTCGAACTTGATAATAAACATATTATTTTATGCCACATAGCAGGTAAAATGCGTATGCACTATATCCGCATTATGCCAGGAGATAGAGTTAAGGTTGAGCTAACACCTTATAGCCTTGATAAGGGTCGCATCACCTTTAGATATAAATAAAAAACAAAATTTATTCAAAATGCTGCTTTGCATAAGCGGCGTTTTCATATAAACTCTCTTTATATTTCTCTTTTCATAATTTGTGATGATGTCCTGTCCCTCTTTTTCACTTAAGAATTTTACAAAAAAAAGGGCTAATTTTGAAGGATTTTTTGTCGTCATAGCGACATAGGTGTTAATTAAAACTTTATCATTAGAGTAAAGAATTTCTAAATTTTTTAGCTCATTTTTGGCAAGTTTCCATTAGGCTCGATGTTTGCACTTTTCCAAATGCTCATTTCTTTCTTATGTGTGCCAGAATTGTCCGCTCTTGTGTAAAAAAGTGCTTGATTTTGCGCGATTTTGCTGTAAGCTTCCTTGGCATTTTTTGAATTTTTAATACCAGCAGGGTCATCTTTTGGTCCCAGGATATAAAATTCATTTGAGCCTATGAGGGTTCTATTTGCTGCCCAGCCTTTTTTTATCGCTTATTTTTCTGCTTTTGGTGCATGCACCATAGCGATGTCGATTTGCTTTTCTTTAAGAAGTTTTAAGCTTTCTCCACTCTCTGCTTTAATCCAGGTTTAGCATTAAAAGCCTTAGCTAATTCTTCTAAAAGTCCAAGCTCTCCCAAGCTTCCTGTGGTAAGCTTGATTTGTTCTTTGCCTTCTCCATAAATAGCCGTGCAGTCCATAGCGCTAACCTCCGTAAGTGAAATCACGACAACTAGTGCCATTTTAGATAGCATTTTCATTTTTGATTCTTGTGGTAAAGTGATTTGCTTTTTCATAAAAGTTTTGCATAATCTTAGCATAATTTTTTTGATAGCCATTTTCTTGACTAAATTTATCGCACACTCCGCCGTAACTTCCACCACTAAATCTATAAAAAGTATGTTTTGGGATAAAAATGAGACTTGGAATTTGCAAAATATCGCAAAGATGCACTATGCCAGTATCCACAGAGATAAGTCCATCAAGCTTTTTACAAAAAGCTACAAGGGAGGCTATGGAGTTGTTATTGATGAAAACTTTTAAATTAGCTTGTTCTCTAAGGTTAAATTGTAAGGTATTATGCGTGAAATTGACTAAAACAAACAAAATTTCAGGGTGTTCTTTGGCTAAATTTTGACTTAGATTAAGCCAAGTTCTTGGCAGAGGATTAAAGCCTATGTTTTCTGTTTGATTGCCAAAAATATTAAGGGCGATGATTTTAGAAAATTTGGTATTTTGTTTAAAAAATTCATCACTTAAAATTGTATCACTAGGAAGTAAATTTCTTACTTCTTTAAAATTAATCTTAGAAAAATTTGTATCATAATGTCTTTTATCGATGGCTCTTACGAGTTTAAGAGCGATTTCGCTCATATGAAGTTTAGTCCTTCGGTAAGGCAGAGGTGTGTCAAAATGATATAAAAGGCTAAGAAGATGAGGCTGGGCGATAATGCGTTTAAATTGAAATTTGTGCAGTGTTTTGAAAAAATGTGAATTTCTTATATTGGTGATAAAAACATCGCTTTTTAAATTTTCAAAATCCTTACCCCCCCCCCCCCCCAGTATAAATTTCATCAATGAAAGAGATATTTTGAAGAAAGCTTTCATCACTAAAGCCATTTTGTGCTAAGATGAGTTTATCATTTGGATAAAGGCATTTGATAGCAAAAAGGGCTTTAAAGCATACGAGCAAATCGCCAAAGCCATTTTGATGAAAGACTATGCGTCTCATTCTAAAATAACGCCTTCATTGATAACAACTTCGCCTATGATAAAGGCATCTGTGCTTTCAAGCACCTTAGAGGCATTGCTAGGACTTACGACAAGCACTAAGCCAACGCCCATATTAAAGCTTCTATACATTTCAGCCTCTTCTACCATTTCGCCGATGTGATAGAAAATTTCAGGGATTTTTAGATGATGTTTTCTTATCACAGCACCTAAGCCTCTGGGTAAGACGCGCGGTAAATTCTCTACTAAGCCTCCGCCTGTAATGTGTGCTAAAGCATTAATATGGGGCTTTAGAGCTAAAAAGTCTTTCACATAAATGCGTGTAGGCTCAAGCAAGATGTCGATTAAATTCCTACCCTCGATTTTATCATCAAATTTCATTTTCAGGCTTTCAAAAAGCACCTTTCTAGCTAAAGAATAGCCATTTGAGTGAAGCCCTGAGCTAGGTAGTGCTAAAAGCAAATCGCCGTTTTTCACATAAGATGAGCGATCTAACTCGTCTTCTTCGGCTATACCTACTGCAAAGCCCGCTAAGTCAAAATCATCTTTTGCATACATTCCGGGCATTTCAGCCGTTTCTCCGCCTATTAAAGCACAATTTGCCTTCTTACAACCCTTAGCTATGCCCTCAACCACAGCTTTTGCGACCTCTACTTCAAGTTTTGCCGTAGCGTAATAATCAAGAAAAAATAAAGGCGTAGCAAAATTACAAATCAAATCATTTACGCACATCGCCACTAAATCCTGCCCTATGGTATCGTAGCGTTTTGCATCGATGGCTAGACGAAGTTTAGTGCCAACCCCATCAGTCGCTCCTAAAATCACAGGCTTTTCATAGCCGCTTGGCAGTCTAAAAGCCCCTGCAAATGAGCCTATGCCACCGATGACATTTTGGTTAAAAGTCTCTTTCACAAGAGGCTTAATCGCCTCTACAAAGGCATTGCCATTATCTATACTTACTCCAGCATCTTCGTATGAAATCATTTATTTACCTTTAAGAATTTAAAGGGTATTTTAGTCAAAAAAAGTTTCGACAAGGTATAAAATGAAAAATGCGTATTTTGTGAGTGCGAGCATAGCTTGTGGGAAAAGTTCTTTTGTAAAAATAGCAAATGAGCTAGGCTTTGAAAGTTTAAGTGCGGACTTGATCGCAAATGAAATCACACAAAAAAATGCTGCTGTTTTAGCTGAGATGTTTTTGCTAAATTTGGATAAAGAGGGCAAAATAGATAAAAAAGCCCTTGCAAATTTAATTTTTAAGGATAAAAAGGCTAAAGAAAAATTAGAAAATTTTATGCATCCTAAAATACGCGAAGAGCTTTTAAGAAAAATGCAAATTTTAGAGCAAAAAGGACGCATTTTTTTTGTAGAACTTCCGCTTTTTTTTGAAAGTGATTTTTATCAAAATTTAGGCAAAAGTGTGCTTATTTATGCACCTAAAAATGTGAGTTTGCAAAGATTAATGCAAAGAGATGGGTTAGATAAAGATGAAGCATTAAGAAGAATAAAGTCGCAAATGGATATAGAAAAAAAGCGTGAAATGGCAGATTTTGTGATACAAAATATCGGCTCTTATGAAGAATTTAGGCAAAATTGTGTTAAATTTATCAAAAGCTTAAAGGAGCAGGGGTGAAGTTTTTCAAATATTGTGCTAGTGGGAACGATTTTGTGATTTTTAATGCTGGCAAAAAAGCAAACAGAAGCGAGTTGGCACGCATTTTGTGTAATCGTTACGAGGGCGTGGGTGCTGATGGTATGATAGTGATTTTACCTCACGAAAAATACGATTTTGAATGGGAATTTTACAATAAGGACGGCTCAAGAGCGGCGATGTGTGGTAATGGCTCAAGAGCGGCGGCACATTTTGCTTATCATGTCAATGGGGTCAATTCTAAAATGCGTTTTTTAAGCGAAGCAGGAGTGATTGAAGCGAGTGTGAAAAAAAGTGGGGTTGAGGTAGTTTTAGGGGAGGTAAGAGCTGTTAAAGAGTCTTTTGAATTTGGGGGAAGAGTGTGGCAATATTGCGATACGGGAGTGCCGCATTTGGTGCATTTTTGCGAAAATATCGAGGAATTTGACAAAAAAACCTGTCAAGTTTTAAGAAAAAAATATAATGCTAATGTGAATTTCGCACAAATTATCGATGATAAATTAATAAAAGTGCGAACCTTTGAGCGTGGAGTTGAAGATGAAACTTTAGCGTGTGGGACGGGGATGGCGGCTTGTTTTTATCTAGCATATTTGCAAAAAAAACTTAAGGATAAGGTTAAAATCGTGCCAAAAAGCGGGGAGCAGCTTAGTTTTTCTTTAAAAGATAAGAAAATTTATTTTAAGGGTAAGGTGAAGTGCTGTTTTGAGGCGAATTATTATTTTTCTTAGCCTATTTTCTCTAGCTTTTGCTGGTTTTGACGAAAGTTATTATAAGCTTTCAAATGAAGAAAGAAGGGCTGTTTTTTTTACAAAAATGGATACACTTTTAGATCGCTCCTTTGCTAAGGTGGCTAAGGAAAGGGCTTTTGTAAAGTTTTTTTTAGAAAATGGTGCTAAAAACGGCTTTAGAGAGAGCGAGGGTTTAATCAAACTTGCAAATTTAAGGGAAAAATACCGCGTTAAAAATCTTTTTTCTTGGGAAGAATATGATAAAAAAATGCGTCTAGTGCCCAAATCTTTAGCAATGGCACAAGCTTTAATTGAAAGTGCGACCGCGACAAGTCGTTTTGCAAGAAAAGCAAATAATCTTTTTGGCGAATGGACTTGGGGAGAAAAAGGTATAGTGCCTGAAAATAGAGCACCAAATTCTAAGCATAAAATTCGTATTTTTGACAGCTTAGAGGAAAGTGTGGATTCTTATGTGCTTAATTTAAATCGGCATTTTGCTTATGAAAATTTTCGTAAAAAACGCTACGAATTTGCTAAAGAGGGTAAGGAATTTAGTGGAATCGAAGCAGCTAAAAGCCTTCACTCTTATTCTGAGCTTGGTGGGAGCTATATTAAAATGGTAACTCAAGTGATACAAAAATATAAACTTATGGAGTATGACTTAAAGACTCAAAGCCCACTTATCAAATGGTAAAATTTCAAATTTAACGCCTTGTTCAAAAAAACTTTCTTCGCTTGAAAGTGTGATGAAAACTATGTGGAAAATACCTAATTCAAGGGCTTTTGGTAGAATTTTTTTAGCCCTTAGCTTAATGAGGTCTATGTCTAGGGTTGGACTTGAGATGTAGGCGTGATGCGTGGTGTAAAAGTGGAAAAATTTATTATAAAAAAGCTTTTTTTGGCATTTAAAAAGCTCGCATAGGAGCATATTTTCAAAAAGGGCGTTAAAATTTTTTTGTATGCAAAGGGCATTTCTTAGACTAAAATCTTTAAAATAAATTTTAAAAAGCTTTTTTTCTCCGTGTGTTAAATTTGTAATGATGAAGCGATTTTCTAAATCTTTTATGCTTTTATAAACGCTATCTTTTGAGGTTTTAATTTTTGTTTTAAGGTTTAAAAAAAGTTGGTTTATGCTGATTTCTTTGCCTAAATTAAGAGCCAAGTATTTTAAAATTTCAAGCTCTAAAAGATTAAATTCTTTTGGGGAGATTTTATCATTTTCTTTTTGTCCGTTTTGTAGAAAAAGCCCTAAGAGCTGTTGTATGGGAAGATTTTTTTTACTAATGCTAATAAATTCTTCAAAATCACAAAAATTTAAATAAAGCTCCTTAAAGCCCTTTAAATTTAACAAATTATTATGAGTGCAAACTATGGTATTTACGGGACTTTGAAAGTTTAAATTAGTGGGAGCATTATAAAGGCAGAGAATTTGAATTTGCGGATTTTGCTTTAAAAAGGGTGTTAAATTTTTAAGACTTTCTTTTTCAAAACGCACATCTTCAAGGTCGATAAATAGCACCTCTTCGCTTTTAAAAGAAGAGAAAAAATTCAAAATAAGGCGTTTTTTACCGCTATTTTTCGCACCTTTTAAAAGAATATTTGCAGGATAAAGTTTTAATTTTCTTTCATAATTTGGCTCAAATTTGGGGTGATTTTCATAGAAAAAATTTAAGATTTTCACGCTAGATACATTTTAGGGTATGGTAAAATTCAGCATTATCAAAGCTCGGTGGAAAGGGGACTTTGGCACTGAATTCTTTATAGGTGTTACCCGGGAGTTTGTTGGCTATTTCTATGGTGTAGGTTGCGCTTGTATTTTTCATCGTGGCGTTTTTAAGATTTTCATCAGCAAAAACCTCTCCGCCGACTGCTTTTTTGTTTGTAATGCTTAAATGAAGATAACATTTTCCAATGTCGTATTTTGTAAGGTTTTGCACTCTGCCACTTACAATGAGGCTTTCGTGCCTTAAATCTCTAGTATAAGTGAGTTTAGAAAGTGAAGCTTGTGTGGTAAATTCGCTAATGGTTACTAAAACGGAGTAAATTAAAATCGCCATAAATATGGTGTTGATACTATAAAGAATAAGGGCGATTTCTTTTTGTTTAAATTTGAGAAAGATTAAAACGCAAATTAAAATAAAACAAATGAATAAAAGCACAAAAGCGAGGATATGAAAAAAAGTAAATTGCATTAAAAACACTCCGAACTTAAACGAAGGGTATAATTGCCTTCTTTGTCAAAATTGTCAAAGGCTATTCTTTGAAACTGGGTGCTACCTTTTTCTAAATTATTAAAACTTTTGCTTTTTTGTCTAAAGGCAATAAATTGTTTTTTAAAGCTTGAAATGAAATTGTCATTTTCGTTTGGATTTTGATAAAGCTTGGCAGTAACTTTACAGTCTTTAAAATTAAATTTAGAGGTGTTTGTGATGTTAAAATCGACTATAAAAGCACCCGAGCTTTGTATGATTCTTTGATTTTGTATGGTTGTAATTCTACTTCTTAATTCAAAATCGATAAAGCGATAACCATAAATATAAATCAAAAATGAAGCAATAATGTCTAAAGCTATGATAAACAGGGCTATGATGGGTCTATGGCTTAGAAAAA from Campylobacter upsaliensis includes:
- a CDS encoding glucosaminidase domain-containing protein, with the translated sequence MRRIIIFLSLFSLAFAGFDESYYKLSNEERRAVFFTKMDTLLDRSFAKVAKERAFVKFFLENGAKNGFRESEGLIKLANLREKYRVKNLFSWEEYDKKMRLVPKSLAMAQALIESATATSRFARKANNLFGEWTWGEKGIVPENRAPNSKHKIRIFDSLEESVDSYVLNLNRHFAYENFRKKRYEFAKEGKEFSGIEAAKSLHSYSELGGSYIKMVTQVIQKYKLMEYDLKTQSPLIKW
- the coaE gene encoding dephospho-CoA kinase (Dephospho-CoA kinase (CoaE) performs the final step in coenzyme A biosynthesis.), producing MKNAYFVSASIACGKSSFVKIANELGFESLSADLIANEITQKNAAVLAEMFLLNLDKEGKIDKKALANLIFKDKKAKEKLENFMHPKIREELLRKMQILEQKGRIFFVELPLFFESDFYQNLGKSVLIYAPKNVSLQRLMQRDGLDKDEALRRIKSQMDIEKKREMADFVIQNIGSYEEFRQNCVKFIKSLKEQG
- the dapF gene encoding diaminopimelate epimerase; the protein is MKFFKYCASGNDFVIFNAGKKANRSELARILCNRYEGVGADGMIVILPHEKYDFEWEFYNKDGSRAAMCGNGSRAAAHFAYHVNGVNSKMRFLSEAGVIEASVKKSGVEVVLGEVRAVKESFEFGGRVWQYCDTGVPHLVHFCENIEEFDKKTCQVLRKKYNANVNFAQIIDDKLIKVRTFERGVEDETLACGTGMAACFYLAYLQKKLKDKVKIVPKSGEQLSFSLKDKKIYFKGKVKCCFEANYYFS
- a CDS encoding DUF4143 domain-containing protein — encoded protein: MKILNFFYENHPKFEPNYERKLKLYPANILLKGAKNSGKKRLILNFFSSFKSEEVLFIDLEDVRFEKESLKNLTPFLKQNPQIQILCLYNAPTNLNFQSPVNTIVCTHNNLLNLKGFKELYLNFCDFEEFISISKKNLPIQQLLGLFLQNGQKENDKISPKEFNLLELEILKYLALNLGKEISINQLFLNLKTKIKTSKDSVYKSIKDLENRFIITNLTHGEKKLFKIYFKDFSLRNALCIQKNFNALFENMLLCELFKCQKKLFYNKFFHFYTTHHAYISSPTLDIDLIKLRAKKILPKALELGIFHIVFITLSSEESFFEQGVKFEILPFDKWALSL
- the purM gene encoding phosphoribosylformylglycinamidine cyclo-ligase, which produces MISYEDAGVSIDNGNAFVEAIKPLVKETFNQNVIGGIGSFAGAFRLPSGYEKPVILGATDGVGTKLRLAIDAKRYDTIGQDLVAMCVNDLICNFATPLFFLDYYATAKLEVEVAKAVVEGIAKGCKKANCALIGGETAEMPGMYAKDDFDLAGFAVGIAEEDELDRSSYVKNGDLLLALPSSGLHSNGYSLARKVLFESLKMKFDDKIEGRNLIDILLEPTRIYVKDFLALKPHINALAHITGGGLVENLPRVLPRGLGAVIRKHHLKIPEIFYHIGEMVEEAEMYRSFNMGVGLVLVVSPSNASKVLESTDAFIIGEVVINEGVILE
- a CDS encoding DUF2393 family protein; its protein translation is MENIKEWILFYTSHFYLADFMLILLVFLFFTCILFLCIFLSHRPIIALFIIALDIIASFLIYIYGYRFIDFELRSRITTIQNQRIIQSSGAFIVDFNITNTSKFNFKDCKVTAKLYQNPNENDNFISSFKKQFIAFRQKSKSFNNLEKGSTQFQRIAFDNFDKEGNYTLRLSSECF
- a CDS encoding DUF2393 family protein, giving the protein MQFTFFHILAFVLLFICFILICVLIFLKFKQKEIALILYSINTIFMAILIYSVLVTISEFTTQASLSKLTYTRDLRHESLIVSGRVQNLTKYDIGKCYLHLSITNKKAVGGEVFADENLKNATMKNTSATYTIEIANKLPGNTYKEFSAKVPFPPSFDNAEFYHTLKCI